From one Leifsonia soli genomic stretch:
- a CDS encoding phytoene desaturase family protein, with product MTAPSATRPSANSLDAVVIGSGPNGLSAAVTLARAGLSVRVYERNATVGGGLRTEELTLPGFRHDVCSAVHPLALASGFFRRFGLEKRVPFIVPTASYGNPLAGGRVAMAYRDLERTADALGVDGPAWRALLGPLVADADAVAQFTGSQLLQLPRHPFVAARFGLTAIAQGGPWWDLPFRTEAPGALLSGVFAHTTVPLPSVAGAAAGLTLATYAHARGWPVPVGGSQAIADAMVADIVANGGEIVTDTPVASLAELPDSRIVVFDTHVKSAVDLAADRLPGSYLRRISRFRDGNGVFKADFALSGPVPWANPELNETATVHLGGSRREVARAENAVASGRTSDAPYVLVSQPSLFDGTRAPAGKHVLWTYTHVPRGSTEDQTEAIIRRIEEFAPGFRDLIIGTATKNAVQMEQHDPNYIGGDISAGAPDFGQLVARPVLSADPWRMPGRGLYLASSSAAPGPGVHGLGGYYAARSALRHEFGFTRMPDLAPGPGQTIARPVDALPDPAHPHELPEQ from the coding sequence ATGACAGCCCCCTCCGCGACAAGGCCCTCCGCGAACAGCCTCGACGCCGTCGTGATCGGGTCGGGCCCGAACGGTCTGTCCGCTGCTGTGACGCTCGCCCGCGCCGGCCTCTCCGTGCGCGTCTACGAGCGCAACGCGACCGTGGGCGGCGGCCTGCGCACGGAGGAGCTGACGCTCCCCGGCTTCCGCCACGATGTCTGTTCCGCCGTGCATCCCCTCGCTCTCGCCTCCGGCTTCTTCCGTCGGTTCGGGCTGGAGAAGCGCGTGCCCTTCATCGTGCCGACGGCGTCGTACGGCAACCCGCTGGCGGGCGGCCGCGTCGCGATGGCGTACCGGGACCTGGAGCGAACCGCCGATGCCCTGGGGGTCGACGGTCCGGCCTGGCGTGCGCTGCTCGGACCGCTGGTCGCCGACGCGGACGCCGTCGCCCAGTTCACCGGATCGCAGTTGCTCCAGCTGCCTCGGCATCCGTTCGTGGCCGCTCGGTTCGGGCTGACCGCCATCGCCCAGGGCGGCCCGTGGTGGGACCTTCCGTTCCGGACCGAGGCGCCCGGCGCTCTGCTCTCGGGCGTCTTCGCCCACACGACCGTGCCCCTGCCGAGCGTCGCCGGCGCGGCCGCCGGGCTCACCCTCGCGACCTACGCGCACGCCCGCGGCTGGCCCGTCCCGGTCGGCGGCAGCCAGGCGATCGCCGACGCGATGGTCGCCGACATCGTGGCCAACGGCGGCGAGATCGTCACCGACACCCCGGTCGCGTCGCTCGCCGAGCTCCCGGACTCGCGGATCGTCGTCTTCGACACCCACGTGAAGTCCGCAGTCGACCTGGCCGCCGACCGGCTGCCCGGCAGCTACCTGCGGCGCATCTCCCGGTTCCGCGACGGCAACGGCGTCTTCAAAGCCGACTTCGCACTCTCCGGCCCGGTACCGTGGGCGAACCCGGAGCTGAACGAGACGGCCACCGTGCACCTGGGCGGATCGCGTCGCGAGGTCGCTCGCGCGGAGAACGCCGTCGCGTCGGGCCGGACCAGCGACGCTCCGTACGTGCTCGTCTCCCAGCCGTCGCTCTTCGACGGGACGCGGGCGCCCGCGGGGAAGCACGTGCTGTGGACGTACACGCACGTCCCGCGCGGTTCGACCGAGGACCAGACCGAGGCGATCATCCGCCGCATCGAGGAGTTCGCTCCCGGCTTCCGCGATCTCATCATCGGGACGGCGACCAAGAACGCGGTGCAGATGGAGCAGCACGACCCCAACTACATCGGCGGGGACATCTCCGCGGGCGCACCGGACTTCGGTCAGCTGGTGGCCCGTCCCGTCCTGTCGGCGGATCCCTGGCGGATGCCGGGTCGCGGGCTGTACCTGGCCTCCTCCTCCGCGGCTCCCGGACCGGGCGTCCACGGTCTCGGCGGGTACTACGCCGCGCGCAGCGCCCTGCGCCACGAGTTCGGCTTCACCCGGATGCCGGACCTCGCCCCCGGGCCCGGCCAGACCATCGCACGGCCCGTCGACGCCCTGCCCGACCCCGCCCATCCCCACGAGCTTCCGGAGCAGTGA
- a CDS encoding SRPBCC family protein: MSVNVRRMACTPDEVFAVLADPWVYPTWVVGASRLRATDSRYPAVGSRLHHSIGVWPLVLNDETRVDEWDPPRRMVLEAKTRPFGSERVIIDVKPRGVGCVVRMEEFPESGPVTLIPDAVADAILHVRNAEALRRLEWAARGRAVQ, translated from the coding sequence ATGTCTGTCAACGTCCGCCGCATGGCCTGCACGCCGGACGAGGTCTTCGCCGTCCTCGCCGACCCCTGGGTGTACCCGACGTGGGTCGTCGGAGCGTCGCGCCTGCGCGCGACCGACAGCCGGTATCCGGCCGTCGGATCGCGCCTCCACCACTCCATCGGGGTCTGGCCGCTCGTGCTCAACGACGAGACGCGCGTCGACGAGTGGGATCCGCCGCGACGGATGGTGCTCGAGGCGAAGACGCGCCCGTTCGGCTCCGAGCGCGTGATCATCGACGTGAAGCCGCGCGGCGTTGGCTGCGTCGTGCGGATGGAGGAGTTCCCGGAGTCGGGGCCGGTGACCCTCATCCCGGACGCCGTGGCCGATGCCATCCTCCACGTGCGCAACGCGGAGGCTCTGCGCCGCCTGGAGTGGGCGGCGCGAGGGCGCGCCGTGCAGTGA
- a CDS encoding Hsp20/alpha crystallin family protein: protein MAMSFDPFSQLDRIAQSIFDTSRQPRIMPVDLFREGERYILNADLPGADPASVDVDVDGHLLTIRAVRSAADRDGARWLAQERPYGAYMRQFTIGDDVDPDGITASYDNGVLSVIIPVAERAKPRKIAVESSGSSETKAVSAG from the coding sequence ATGGCCATGTCGTTCGATCCTTTCTCCCAGCTGGACCGGATCGCGCAGAGCATCTTCGACACCAGCCGTCAGCCGCGCATCATGCCGGTCGATCTGTTCCGCGAGGGTGAGCGTTACATCCTGAACGCCGACCTCCCCGGCGCCGATCCGGCGTCGGTCGACGTCGACGTCGACGGGCACCTGCTCACCATCCGGGCGGTGCGCAGCGCGGCCGACCGCGACGGCGCCCGCTGGCTCGCCCAGGAGCGCCCGTACGGCGCCTACATGCGGCAGTTCACGATCGGCGACGACGTCGATCCCGACGGCATCACCGCGTCGTACGACAACGGAGTGCTCAGCGTCATCATCCCGGTGGCCGAGCGGGCGAAGCCGCGCAAGATCGCCGTGGAGTCGTCGGGCTCCAGCGAGACGAAGGCGGTGTCGGCCGGCTGA
- a CDS encoding ferritin-like domain-containing protein has translation MAVSQSKTSTKSTASTKSTAKKSTQKTAPVRRTAAVGVAPTRREHAEHGFVASAELARHLQRVHVDLIELHLQGKQAHWNVVGRNFRDLHLQLDEIVEAAREFSDVIAERLRALHATPDGRSATVAEQTSLPEFPNGEVDTTETVDLITERLEAVVRTMRDVHDDVDEEDPTSADLLHAIIERLEQYAWMVSAENRTPSRV, from the coding sequence GTGGCCGTCAGCCAGTCCAAGACGAGCACTAAGAGCACCGCGAGCACTAAGAGCACCGCGAAGAAGAGCACCCAGAAGACAGCGCCCGTACGCCGGACCGCCGCCGTCGGCGTCGCCCCGACCCGCCGTGAGCACGCCGAGCACGGCTTCGTCGCCTCCGCGGAGCTGGCGCGGCACCTCCAGCGCGTGCACGTCGACCTGATCGAGTTGCACCTGCAGGGCAAGCAGGCGCACTGGAACGTGGTCGGACGCAACTTCCGCGACCTGCACCTCCAGCTCGACGAGATCGTCGAAGCGGCGCGAGAGTTCAGCGATGTCATCGCCGAGCGACTGCGCGCCCTCCACGCGACCCCGGACGGGCGGAGCGCGACGGTGGCGGAGCAGACCAGCCTCCCCGAGTTCCCCAACGGAGAGGTCGACACGACCGAGACCGTCGACCTGATCACCGAGCGCCTCGAAGCGGTCGTCCGCACCATGCGCGACGTGCACGACGACGTGGACGAGGAGGACCCGACCTCCGCGGACCTCCTCCACGCGATCATCGAGCGCCTCGAGCAGTACGCCTGGATGGTGAGCGCCGAGAACCGGACGCCCAGCCGGGTCTGA
- a CDS encoding GNAT family N-acetyltransferase, translating to MPIEIRPEPARQPEVEELLRLSDEFAFALYPAESCHLLDVSELERPGVTVFVARVDGLALGIAALVAGARPDALTDADALADAGARAELKRMFVHEDARGQGLARSLLGAVEAAAADAGIAELRLETGPLQHAAIALYERSGYARIPNFGAYVDDPWSVCYAKSLAVPTR from the coding sequence ATGCCGATCGAGATCCGCCCAGAGCCGGCGCGCCAGCCGGAGGTCGAGGAGCTGCTGCGGCTGAGCGACGAGTTCGCCTTCGCGCTGTACCCGGCCGAGAGCTGCCACCTGCTGGATGTGTCCGAGCTCGAGCGTCCGGGCGTCACGGTCTTCGTCGCGCGCGTCGACGGGCTTGCGCTGGGGATCGCCGCGCTGGTCGCCGGCGCCCGGCCCGACGCCCTCACCGATGCCGACGCCCTCGCCGATGCCGGTGCCCGCGCCGAGCTGAAGCGGATGTTCGTGCACGAGGACGCGCGGGGTCAGGGGCTCGCGCGCAGCCTCCTCGGCGCGGTCGAGGCCGCGGCCGCCGATGCGGGGATCGCCGAGCTGCGCCTGGAGACCGGTCCGCTGCAGCACGCCGCGATCGCGCTGTACGAGCGCTCGGGCTATGCGCGCATCCCCAACTTCGGGGCCTACGTCGACGATCCGTGGTCGGTCTGCTACGCCAAATCGCTCGCGGTTCCCACCCGCTAG
- a CDS encoding IclR family transcriptional regulator domain-containing protein, translated as MSKVPAAENTLRVLAYLGAQRGPAPAAAIAAALGLPRSTVYHLLAVLSEHGFVLHFPEARRYGLGVAAYELSSAFSRQQPLSRLGRPIVAALVDAIGESGHVAVLHGRDVVYIVEERAPRRPRLVTDVGVRLPAHLTASGRALLATLPREQLRALYPDSDAFEDRTGAGPHSYAELRRVVAEARERGYATEDGDVTPGFASVAVSVRDHAGWPAAGIAVTFPRENVPEEGWDALAARVREAAAELSRRIRGT; from the coding sequence CACCCTGCGTGTGCTCGCCTACCTCGGAGCCCAGCGCGGTCCGGCCCCGGCCGCCGCCATCGCCGCCGCACTGGGGCTGCCGCGCTCGACGGTCTACCACCTGCTCGCCGTGCTGTCCGAGCACGGCTTCGTGCTGCACTTCCCCGAGGCGCGGCGGTACGGGCTGGGCGTGGCCGCGTACGAGTTGTCGAGCGCGTTCTCGCGGCAGCAGCCGCTCAGCAGGCTCGGCCGGCCCATCGTGGCCGCGCTGGTGGATGCGATCGGCGAGTCCGGTCATGTCGCCGTGCTCCACGGCCGCGACGTCGTCTACATCGTGGAGGAGCGGGCGCCGCGTCGGCCGCGGCTGGTGACGGATGTCGGCGTGCGGCTTCCCGCCCACCTCACGGCGAGCGGGCGGGCGCTGCTGGCGACCCTTCCGCGCGAACAGTTGCGCGCCCTGTACCCGGACTCCGACGCGTTCGAGGACCGCACGGGCGCCGGCCCGCACTCCTACGCCGAGCTGCGACGCGTCGTGGCCGAGGCCCGCGAGCGGGGATACGCGACGGAGGACGGCGACGTCACGCCGGGCTTCGCCTCCGTGGCGGTGTCGGTGCGCGACCACGCCGGCTGGCCCGCTGCGGGCATCGCGGTCACCTTCCCGCGGGAGAACGTCCCGGAGGAGGGATGGGATGCGCTCGCCGCCCGGGTGCGCGAGGCCGCGGCCGAGCTGTCGCGCCGCATCCGCGGCACCTGA